In the Patescibacteria group bacterium genome, TACTTGAGATCTAACCAAATTCCATATATATGTGATAATAGTATAAATTGCTATAGGTCGAAGCTCATCCTCTAAATCTCTAACACTAAATACTACTAATTGATTTGTGGTATTTACATTTGTAGGACTATTAAATAATCCAGAAAAAGTACCTTGTGTATATTTTTTAACTCTCTGGGACAAATCTTCTCCACCTTCCATACCATTTAAAACTTCCTCAAAATCACTCATAAGAGGTGGATCTATATTATCCAAATCAGAATCTGCCGTAATATCCTTTCTAGCATAAGTCTCAAGCAATGCACGATCAACTATAGAATCTTCTAAATGAGATAATTTTCCCACCATAAGCCTAATAAGTCCTTTTAGCGTAATAATAGCACTTCTTATTATATCAGCTGACTTCATATCTTTTGTAAGTCCTTTTGGTAGATCAAAAGGATTTACCTTGCTATCTGAATTTAGTGACAAATTTATATAAGTTCCACCAACAGCTTCTGATAAATGCTCATATTCCTTTTCTGGGTCAATAATAACAACATCAGTACCCATCATAAGACTTCTTAAAACTTCTAATTTTATAGCATAAGATTTACCAGCACCAGATGTGGCAAAAACAACCGCATTTGCATTTTGAAGTGAAAATCTATCAAACAATATAAGACTGTTATTGTGTCTATTTATTCCATAAAGTATTCCGTCATTACTTGTAAGTTCAGACGATATAAAAGGAAAAGATGCAGAAGCAGGACTAGAATTCATATTATTTACTATATATAATTCATCATTTCCAAGAGGAAGTGTTGAATTAAATCCTTGTTTTGTTGTAAATAAAGATCTTTTAGTAAATATTAACTTTGATCCAAAAATATTTTCTATAGTTTCAACCCTTTTCGTTAGAGATTCCTTATTATCAGCATAAACCGTAATGTAAAATCCTGTCTGAAAAAATTTTTCAGTTCCTTGCGTTAAACTATCTCTCAAATTTTCTATATCAGAAAGTGCTGTTTGTCTAGTTGGATCACGAGGTGCTCCTTTCTCGGAGTCTGCCATCAATTGTGCTTCTAAATTACCTACTTTATTTCTTAATTTTTTTAAAATTTTCTCAGACGCTACAGGATAATAGTATATAGCAACATCAAGTGGAATAGAATAATTAATAACAGATGCAAACCATCCAACTCCTATATATCTAGGATAAGCAATAATATATATAGTAGACAAGTATTGATCTCCTAAACGCAAAAAACTACTTTCAACTTTCATCGCAGATGGTGCTATTAAATCCTTTATAGATATTCTCCCCTGTCTATATATTTTTTCAGCTTCTAAAAGAGAGATGTTATCAATATTATCAAAACTATCTTCTTTTTTTGTAGCAGTCTTGTTTTCTATTAAAGATTCTTGTATTTCTTTTTTTTGAAACATTATTTTAATTATCAATTTTTACTTTTGATATATCATTTAATTTTTCATTCTTATATATTGATGGATTATAAGAATTATAATATAACTCAACCAAACTAGCAGTATCTAAAATCACTGCTTGCAAATTCATAGAAGATAATCCTTCTTGAATCTGTGCCACTCTTCTAAATAATTGTTCTTTATATTCTTCAAAAAACTTTTTTTTCATTCTGATATTTTTTGCTGCAGAAAATAAATTTGACGTCTTTGAAAAAAAGGATTTCTTTGTATTTGATAAGGTGGAATATGGAATGATCATAAAAAACTTTTTTGTCATTATAGATTGCAATTCAAGAAGTTCATTGACAAATTGCAAATAATCAAGAGTTTGCATTCTTAAAAGTTCGTTAGTTTGTTGTTTTGCTAATTTATCTAATTTTAATAAATATTCATCTATATCCAAATTACGAGATTGTATAACGATTTGAATTGGATAAGTCAAGGAATTTAAAAATGAGTAATAACCACTTATAATAGCTTCTTGTTCATCACTATTTTTTAAAGCAAAATTTACAGAAGATACCATTAAAACCGCTCTAACAGTACCATCTTTTAAAATGATAGTATTATCTCTAATATCAGCTATTTCCAAAACATCTAGAGTAGAATTTTTTGTTGGAACCTTCTTTTTATTCATAATATAAAATTAAATTGTTTTGTTTGCTATTACCTTTTCATCAAATAATTTCTTGTCTTCTAATTCACCTACGTACACCCCACCTGTATCAATTATCAAGGAAACCTCTGAAAGTTTTTTTCTAGAAAAATTTTTTGGAGAAAAAACATAATCATCTATTGTTTCTATTTCCTCTTTTATATCTTTAGAACTATCTTCTTTTTTTTGCCATACACATAGCTTTGGAACTTTGAAAATATAAAACAATAAATCTACAAAAAACTCGTGAAAAATTTTTCCATTTATTTTCACAAAAGCAACAACTATTACTGTAGATGATATAAAAAAAG is a window encoding:
- a CDS encoding ATP-binding protein; this encodes MFQKKEIQESLIENKTATKKEDSFDNIDNISLLEAEKIYRQGRISIKDLIAPSAMKVESSFLRLGDQYLSTIYIIAYPRYIGVGWFASVINYSIPLDVAIYYYPVASEKILKKLRNKVGNLEAQLMADSEKGAPRDPTRQTALSDIENLRDSLTQGTEKFFQTGFYITVYADNKESLTKRVETIENIFGSKLIFTKRSLFTTKQGFNSTLPLGNDELYIVNNMNSSPASASFPFISSELTSNDGILYGINRHNNSLILFDRFSLQNANAVVFATSGAGKSYAIKLEVLRSLMMGTDVVIIDPEKEYEHLSEAVGGTYINLSLNSDSKVNPFDLPKGLTKDMKSADIIRSAIITLKGLIRLMVGKLSHLEDSIVDRALLETYARKDITADSDLDNIDPPLMSDFEEVLNGMEGGEDLSQRVKKYTQGTFSGLFNSPTNVNTTNQLVVFSVRDLEDELRPIAIYTIITYIWNLVRSQVKKRILVIDEAWWLMQHEDSAKFIYALVKRCRKYYLGVTTITQDVNDFLNSPYGQAIVTNSSLQLLLKQSPASIDVIQKTFMLTEEEKYLLLQGKVGQGIFFAGNKHVAIQVEASYTEDQLITSDPRQLLEIEDAKREFNEENKK